Proteins encoded by one window of Salmonirosea aquatica:
- a CDS encoding GNAT family N-acetyltransferase, translating to MQVHWILKSFPQLTVEELYALLRLRNEVFIVEQNCPFPDLDGKDPLCHHLLGFGETGCLLAYTRLVPPGVIYRHPSIGRVATALNARRFGKGRELMQRSLVEMYHLYGQSPIQIGAQSYLQAFYESFGFLQSGDAYLEDGIEHIPMTRTLS from the coding sequence ATGCAGGTTCACTGGATACTCAAATCCTTTCCCCAACTCACTGTCGAAGAACTCTACGCGTTGCTACGCTTACGCAACGAGGTTTTTATTGTAGAACAAAACTGCCCTTTTCCTGATCTGGACGGGAAAGACCCGCTTTGCCACCACCTGCTTGGCTTCGGTGAAACCGGCTGCCTGTTGGCTTACACCCGGCTGGTACCTCCGGGAGTCATCTATCGGCACCCTTCGATCGGTCGGGTGGCAACTGCATTGAATGCCCGCCGTTTTGGCAAGGGACGGGAACTGATGCAGCGCTCTTTGGTTGAAATGTATCATTTATACGGCCAGTCTCCTATTCAAATCGGTGCACAATCATATCTACAGGCTTTTTACGAATCATTTGGCTTTCTACAATCGGGCGATGCTTACCTGGAAGATGGTATTGAACATATTCCCATGACCAGAACCTTAAGCTAG
- the fahA gene encoding fumarylacetoacetase, whose translation MTLPASWLPVASDSDFSVHNLPFGVFSTGLEQPRVGVAIGDFIIDMSTAAQLGVMSEAGVAVSVFQHPTLNPLMSLGRPAARRIREILQRQLTQTDSFLHKLAAEVLVPQAIAQLHLPVAIGDYTDFYSSLEHATQVGQLFRPNNPLLPNWKHLPVAYHGRSSSIVVSGTPINRPNGQVLPMGAEVPIFQPTQALDYELELGFVIGKNSKLGVPVSVEEAEEYIFGCVLFNDWSARDIQRWEYQPLGPFLSKNFASSLSPWVVTLDALETFRVAGPEQNPEPLPYLRTSGALNFDLNLEVAIKPQDVSETVVCRTSARYVYWNIRQQLAHHTVSGCNLRVGDLLATGTISGPDGSGCLLELTEGGKKPIRLTDGTERTYLQHGDEVIMRGHAGRGDVRVGFGEVRGSILDSPESEN comes from the coding sequence ATGACATTGCCTGCTTCGTGGCTCCCCGTTGCTTCCGACTCTGATTTTTCCGTGCACAACCTACCCTTTGGGGTTTTCAGCACCGGATTAGAACAGCCCAGGGTAGGGGTAGCCATTGGGGATTTTATTATCGATATGAGCACCGCGGCTCAGCTTGGGGTTATGTCCGAGGCAGGAGTGGCGGTTTCTGTTTTTCAGCACCCTACCCTTAATCCTCTTATGTCGCTGGGACGGCCTGCTGCCCGTCGAATACGGGAAATTTTGCAACGGCAGCTTACCCAAACCGATTCTTTTTTGCACAAACTGGCGGCTGAGGTACTTGTACCACAAGCCATCGCCCAATTGCACCTGCCCGTCGCTATTGGCGACTACACCGATTTTTATTCCAGCCTGGAACACGCCACCCAGGTCGGCCAATTGTTCCGCCCCAACAACCCCTTGCTACCCAACTGGAAGCATTTACCCGTAGCCTATCACGGTCGGTCGTCGTCCATTGTGGTGTCGGGTACCCCTATCAACCGTCCCAATGGCCAGGTTCTGCCGATGGGAGCCGAGGTGCCCATTTTCCAACCTACCCAGGCGCTGGACTATGAGCTGGAGCTGGGGTTTGTAATTGGCAAAAACTCAAAACTTGGGGTACCTGTTTCCGTGGAAGAAGCCGAGGAGTACATCTTTGGTTGCGTGCTGTTCAACGACTGGTCGGCGCGGGATATCCAACGGTGGGAATACCAGCCACTGGGGCCTTTTTTGAGCAAAAATTTCGCCTCGTCCCTATCACCCTGGGTCGTGACACTCGATGCGCTGGAAACTTTTCGGGTAGCGGGCCCGGAACAAAATCCCGAACCGCTGCCGTATCTGAGAACCAGTGGCGCTTTGAATTTTGATCTGAATCTGGAAGTGGCGATCAAGCCTCAGGACGTGAGTGAAACCGTGGTCTGCCGTACCAGCGCCCGGTACGTGTATTGGAACATCCGGCAACAACTCGCCCACCATACCGTGTCGGGTTGCAACCTGCGGGTAGGCGATTTACTGGCAACGGGTACCATCAGTGGACCGGACGGCAGCGGTTGCCTGCTGGAACTGACCGAGGGCGGCAAGAAGCCGATTCGCCTGACGGATGGAACTGAACGTACCTACCTGCAGCATGGCGACGAAGTGATCATGCGCGGTCATGCCGGGCGCGGTGATGTGCGGGTCGGATTTGGTGAAGTGCGGGGTAGCATTCTGGATTCGCCAGAATCTGAAAACTAA
- a CDS encoding transcription elongation factor, protein MKQHLIEHLIAMLDDRMAVAWNAMEAAQESANDQSKSSAGDKYETSRSMGQLDRNMHARQYEQARQERTILERLQAVNGSGTYERVATGSLVKTTAGYFFIAVSAGAINLKGETILAVSAATPIGQALIGKEVKDTFLFKAKNRKIEEIL, encoded by the coding sequence TTGAAACAACACCTTATTGAGCACCTCATTGCCATGCTCGACGACCGGATGGCCGTCGCCTGGAATGCCATGGAAGCCGCGCAGGAATCGGCCAACGACCAAAGCAAAAGCTCGGCGGGCGACAAGTACGAAACATCACGTTCGATGGGTCAACTTGACCGCAATATGCATGCGCGGCAGTACGAGCAGGCCCGGCAGGAACGCACGATTCTGGAACGGCTGCAGGCTGTGAACGGATCAGGTACCTATGAGCGAGTGGCGACAGGCTCACTCGTAAAAACTACAGCCGGGTACTTTTTCATTGCCGTGAGTGCCGGAGCCATCAACCTAAAAGGTGAGACTATCCTGGCTGTGTCGGCAGCTACCCCCATAGGACAGGCACTGATTGGAAAAGAAGTGAAGGACACTTTTTTGTTCAAAGCTAAAAATCGAAAAATCGAGGAAATTCTCTAA
- a CDS encoding Lrp/AsnC family transcriptional regulator gives MHTLDDTDRAILHYLQEDATLKTRELAARLNLSYTPVYERVRRLEREGVIRKYVALIDREKVGKKLMVFCQIALKEHSLAMGEKFVEAIMAIPEVLECHNISGDYDFHLKILVNDMPEYQQFLMQKLGSLENIGSTHSLFVMGEIKNNSVIGV, from the coding sequence ATGCATACACTAGACGATACCGATCGGGCCATACTGCACTACTTACAGGAAGATGCGACCCTGAAAACCAGAGAACTAGCCGCCCGGCTCAACCTCTCCTACACACCTGTGTACGAGCGCGTCCGGCGATTGGAACGGGAAGGGGTCATCCGAAAATATGTGGCGCTGATCGACCGGGAAAAGGTAGGTAAGAAACTGATGGTTTTCTGTCAGATTGCTCTGAAAGAGCACTCGCTGGCGATGGGGGAGAAATTTGTGGAAGCGATCATGGCCATTCCCGAAGTACTGGAATGTCACAATATATCAGGCGATTATGATTTTCACCTCAAAATTCTGGTCAATGACATGCCGGAGTACCAGCAGTTTCTGATGCAGAAGCTAGGCTCGCTGGAAAACATTGGCAGTACCCACAGCCTGTTCGTGATGGGGGAAATCAAGAATAATTCGGTGATTGGGGTGTAG
- a CDS encoding flavin reductase family protein yields MKTITPDTIGSRAFYKYMTSAVAPRPIALASTIDKNGNVNLSPFSFFNYVGIDPPIVVFSPGRRGRDNSYKDTALNLFEVPEVVINMVTFEMVQQMSLSSAEYERGINEFAKAGFTRVPSERVQPPRVAESPAQFECKVLEIKEIGTMVLVLAEVVLAHFAEHILDENGQIDQTRTDWVARMGGDWYARASGGALFEVPRPQYGIGVDALPASVRNSKILTGNDLGQLGSLTQLPDISEVESFSGTEAIQALREEARLGCQYLPDLLHNHALQLLQKGLVREALLTVLLAATPQSPNYS; encoded by the coding sequence ATGAAAACCATCACTCCCGATACGATCGGCTCCCGCGCCTTTTACAAATACATGACGTCGGCGGTAGCACCGCGCCCCATTGCGCTGGCCAGTACAATAGACAAAAATGGCAATGTGAACCTTAGCCCGTTCAGTTTCTTCAATTATGTGGGCATCGATCCGCCGATTGTGGTGTTTTCGCCCGGACGGCGCGGACGCGATAATTCTTATAAAGATACCGCGTTGAATCTTTTTGAGGTACCCGAGGTGGTCATAAATATGGTTACGTTCGAGATGGTGCAGCAGATGTCGCTGAGCAGCGCCGAATACGAGCGGGGCATCAACGAGTTCGCCAAGGCGGGCTTCACCAGGGTACCTTCCGAGCGGGTACAGCCGCCCCGAGTGGCCGAATCTCCGGCGCAGTTTGAGTGCAAGGTGTTGGAAATAAAAGAAATAGGTACCATGGTACTCGTGCTGGCGGAGGTGGTACTAGCGCATTTTGCCGAACATATACTGGATGAAAACGGCCAGATCGACCAGACCCGCACTGACTGGGTGGCCCGGATGGGCGGCGACTGGTACGCGCGGGCAAGTGGTGGAGCGCTCTTTGAGGTACCCCGTCCGCAGTACGGCATCGGTGTGGATGCATTGCCCGCGTCGGTGCGTAACTCTAAAATTTTGACTGGTAATGACCTGGGGCAGTTGGGTAGCCTGACACAACTACCTGATATATCAGAAGTTGAATCTTTCAGCGGCACCGAAGCTATTCAGGCTTTGCGCGAAGAGGCGCGGCTAGGTTGCCAGTACCTACCCGATTTGTTGCATAACCATGCACTTCAGTTGTTACAAAAGGGGCTTGTACGGGAGGCTTTGCTAACGGTGCTGCTGGCCGCTACACCCCAATCACCGAATTATTCTTGA
- the metH gene encoding methionine synthase yields MTTAIVKNDIREILKNRILVLDGAMGTMIQRYKLEDEDYRGERFKDWPHDVKGNNDLLSLTRPDIIKEIHAAYFEAGADIAETNTFSGTSIAMADYAMEEFVYELNYESARLAREVADEFTAREPHKPRFVAGSMGPTNRTASLSPDVNNPGYRAITFDQLVAAYYEQVRGLVDGGADLLLVETIFDTLNAKAALFAIDKFFVENLQHKPLPIMVSGTITDASGRTLSGQTTEAFLTSVSHLPLLSVGLNCALGADLMRPYVQMLANESPFNTSAHPNAGLPNEMGEYDESPEQMGAVIEGFLKDNLINIIGGCCGTTPAHIRVIADLAARFRPRLLPTFAKNMKLSGLEPVKITADANFVNIGERCNVTGSKKFARLVREGNYDAALSIAREQVENGAQILDINLDEGMIDGVEAMKTFLNLIAAEPDISRVPIMVDSSKWEVIESGLKCVQGKAIVNSISLKEGEEKFKETARTVLRYGAATVVMAFDEDGQADNYERRIEICQRAYNILVNEVGFPAEDIIFDPNILTVATGMEEHNNYAVDFINATRWIKENLPYAKVSGGVSNVSFSFRGNEPIREAIHTAFLYHAIRAGLDMGIVNAGQIGIYDEIPKETLELVEDVLLNRRPDATERLVTFAETVKDKGKAQTGPDLTWRELPIKERISHSLVKGIADYIDEDVEECRHLFDRPLEVIEGPLMDGMSIVGDLFGEGKMFLPQVVKSARVMKKAVAYLQPFIEADKSVEAKAVGKILLATVKGDVHDIGKNIVGVVLGCNSYEIIDLGVMVPTDKILAAAKEHNVDIIGLSGLITPSLDEMVGVAKEMERRGMTMPLLIGGATTSRIHTAVKIDPHYSGPVIHVLDASRSVPVAGKLTQSDKSQAEVLSDIKAEYAQLREDHAKRQVDKQHLKIEAARANAVKIDWNDFVPTRPQFLGTRTLENYDLAEIAKYIDWTPFFQTWQLHGKFPAIFEDKVVGQEAQKLYEDAAVLLGEIIRDKSLQANAVIGFWPANRIEDDILLHDFEELSQEVPCERHGSHTHIEYKISRRNAEEVAGQVSPVSQTGGELVADTLTVLHHLRQQSQKAANLPNYCLSDFVAPFESGHTDYIGGFAVTAGLGIETLLDKYEREHDDYNSIMVKSLADRLAEAFAELMHVRVRKEFWGYAADETLDNEALIKEKYQGIRPAPGYPACPDHTEKRALFELLDAERLGITLTESYAMYPASSVSGWYFSHPDSRYFPVGKIHKDQVEDYARRKGMSVEDVEKWLSPVLAY; encoded by the coding sequence ATGACCACTGCAATTGTAAAAAACGATATCCGCGAGATTCTTAAAAACCGTATCCTGGTGCTGGATGGTGCGATGGGTACCATGATCCAGCGCTACAAGCTGGAAGACGAGGACTATAGGGGCGAGCGCTTCAAAGACTGGCCCCACGATGTGAAGGGTAACAACGACTTGCTGTCGCTGACGCGCCCCGACATCATCAAAGAAATTCACGCCGCCTACTTTGAAGCAGGCGCCGATATTGCCGAAACCAACACGTTTTCGGGTACCAGCATTGCCATGGCCGACTATGCGATGGAGGAGTTTGTCTACGAACTCAACTACGAGTCAGCACGGCTGGCGCGTGAGGTAGCCGACGAATTCACGGCCCGAGAGCCGCATAAGCCACGCTTCGTGGCGGGTTCCATGGGACCCACCAACCGCACCGCCTCCCTTTCGCCCGATGTGAATAATCCCGGCTACCGCGCCATCACGTTCGATCAACTGGTGGCTGCTTATTACGAGCAAGTCCGTGGCCTGGTAGATGGTGGGGCCGACCTGTTGTTGGTAGAAACCATATTTGACACCCTGAATGCGAAGGCAGCCTTGTTTGCCATTGATAAATTTTTTGTTGAAAATCTCCAGCACAAGCCGCTACCCATTATGGTGTCGGGTACCATTACCGATGCCTCGGGCCGTACCCTTTCGGGGCAGACCACCGAAGCGTTCCTGACATCTGTCTCGCACCTACCCCTGCTTTCGGTGGGACTGAACTGCGCCCTGGGTGCCGATCTGATGCGGCCCTACGTGCAGATGCTGGCCAACGAATCGCCCTTCAATACTTCGGCGCACCCCAATGCGGGCCTACCCAACGAAATGGGTGAGTACGACGAGAGCCCCGAGCAAATGGGGGCCGTGATCGAAGGATTTCTGAAAGATAATCTGATCAATATCATCGGAGGCTGCTGTGGTACGACGCCCGCCCATATCCGGGTCATTGCCGATCTGGCGGCCCGTTTCCGGCCGCGCCTGCTACCTACCTTTGCCAAAAACATGAAGCTTTCGGGTCTGGAACCCGTCAAAATTACAGCTGATGCCAACTTTGTCAATATCGGTGAACGCTGTAATGTGACAGGCTCCAAGAAGTTTGCCCGGTTGGTACGCGAGGGCAACTACGATGCTGCCCTCAGTATCGCCCGCGAACAGGTTGAAAACGGCGCGCAGATTCTGGACATCAACCTCGACGAGGGCATGATCGACGGCGTGGAAGCCATGAAGACTTTCCTGAACCTGATCGCCGCCGAGCCGGATATTTCGCGGGTACCCATCATGGTGGATTCCTCCAAATGGGAGGTTATCGAGTCGGGCCTGAAATGTGTGCAGGGTAAAGCGATTGTGAACTCTATTTCGCTCAAAGAAGGCGAAGAGAAGTTTAAAGAAACCGCCCGTACGGTACTGCGCTACGGCGCGGCTACGGTGGTGATGGCTTTTGATGAAGACGGACAAGCCGACAACTACGAGCGCCGGATCGAAATCTGTCAGCGGGCCTACAATATTCTGGTCAATGAAGTGGGTTTTCCTGCCGAGGACATCATTTTCGACCCCAATATCCTGACCGTCGCTACGGGTATGGAGGAACATAACAACTATGCTGTGGACTTCATCAACGCCACGCGCTGGATTAAGGAAAACCTACCCTACGCCAAGGTATCGGGCGGCGTATCCAACGTATCGTTCAGTTTCCGGGGCAACGAGCCTATCCGCGAAGCCATCCACACGGCTTTTCTGTACCATGCCATCCGGGCTGGGCTGGACATGGGCATCGTGAACGCCGGGCAGATCGGCATTTATGACGAGATCCCCAAAGAAACCTTGGAACTGGTGGAGGACGTACTGCTCAACCGCCGTCCTGATGCCACCGAACGACTCGTGACCTTTGCCGAAACGGTTAAAGATAAGGGAAAAGCGCAAACCGGACCAGACCTTACCTGGCGTGAGCTTCCCATCAAAGAGCGTATCTCTCACTCGCTGGTGAAAGGCATTGCCGACTATATCGATGAGGATGTGGAGGAATGCCGACACTTGTTTGACCGCCCGCTGGAAGTCATTGAAGGCCCGCTCATGGATGGCATGAGTATCGTGGGCGATTTGTTTGGTGAGGGCAAAATGTTCCTGCCGCAGGTGGTAAAGTCGGCGCGGGTGATGAAAAAAGCCGTGGCCTACCTGCAGCCTTTCATCGAGGCGGATAAAAGTGTCGAAGCCAAAGCCGTGGGTAAAATCCTGTTGGCTACGGTAAAAGGCGATGTGCACGACATTGGTAAAAACATCGTAGGCGTGGTGCTGGGTTGCAACAGCTACGAAATCATCGACCTGGGTGTGATGGTACCTACCGATAAAATCCTGGCGGCTGCTAAAGAACATAATGTGGATATCATCGGTCTTTCGGGCCTGATTACACCCTCGCTGGACGAAATGGTAGGGGTAGCCAAGGAAATGGAACGCCGGGGTATGACCATGCCACTCCTTATCGGCGGGGCTACTACGTCCCGCATCCATACCGCTGTCAAGATCGATCCGCACTATTCCGGGCCGGTCATCCACGTGCTGGATGCTTCGCGCTCGGTACCTGTGGCGGGCAAACTGACCCAAAGCGACAAGAGCCAGGCTGAAGTACTGAGCGACATAAAAGCTGAGTACGCTCAATTGCGCGAGGATCACGCGAAGCGTCAGGTTGACAAGCAACACCTTAAAATTGAAGCGGCCCGCGCCAACGCGGTGAAAATAGACTGGAATGACTTCGTTCCGACTCGTCCGCAGTTCCTGGGTACCCGGACTTTGGAAAACTACGATCTGGCCGAAATCGCTAAATACATCGACTGGACGCCCTTCTTCCAGACCTGGCAGTTGCACGGCAAGTTTCCGGCCATTTTTGAAGATAAAGTGGTGGGTCAGGAGGCTCAGAAGTTATATGAAGATGCGGCGGTATTGCTGGGTGAAATCATCCGGGACAAATCGTTACAGGCCAACGCCGTGATCGGCTTCTGGCCTGCTAACCGGATTGAGGACGATATCCTGCTGCATGATTTTGAGGAACTAAGCCAAGAGGTACCCTGCGAACGACACGGTTCGCATACGCACATCGAGTACAAAATAAGCCGCCGGAACGCTGAAGAAGTAGCGGGGCAAGTAAGCCCTGTTTCTCAAACGGGTGGAGAACTAGTGGCCGATACCCTCACTGTACTGCATCATCTGCGGCAGCAAAGCCAGAAAGCCGCCAACCTACCCAACTACTGTCTTTCCGACTTTGTAGCGCCCTTCGAAAGCGGCCATACCGACTACATCGGCGGTTTTGCCGTAACGGCCGGCCTTGGGATCGAGACGTTGCTGGACAAGTACGAACGCGAACACGACGACTACAACAGTATCATGGTCAAGTCGTTGGCCGACCGCCTTGCCGAAGCCTTTGCCGAACTGATGCACGTCCGTGTCCGCAAGGAATTCTGGGGTTATGCCGCCGATGAAACCCTGGACAACGAGGCGCTCATCAAGGAAAAGTACCAGGGCATCCGTCCCGCGCCGGGCTACCCAGCCTGTCCCGACCATACCGAAAAGCGGGCTTTATTTGAATTGCTGGATGCTGAGCGACTGGGCATTACCCTCACGGAAAGCTACGCTATGTACCCGGCTAGCAGCGTGAGTGGCTGGTACTTTTCCCATCCTGATAGCCGTTATTTCCCGGTCGGAAAAATTCATAAAGATCAGGTGGAAGACTACGCCCGGCGTAAGGGTATGTCGGTGGAAGACGTGGAAAAATGGCTGTCGCCCGTGCTGGCCTATTGA
- a CDS encoding YebC/PmpR family DNA-binding transcriptional regulator, whose amino-acid sequence MGRAFEYRKARMFKRWDHMAKTFTRIGKDITLAVKAGTDDPATNSRLRVLLQNARAANMPKDTIERAIKRATAKDQDDYKEMVYEGYGPHGVAILIESTTDNPTRTVANIRSYFNKLGGSLGTMGMLDFLFDRKCIFKIANKGQDIEELELELIDYGAEEVFLDEEKDQINIYGEFASFGTLQSYLEGKGIEILEADFERIPSDTKSLNEEETAEIEKLIERIEEDDDVQRVYHNMA is encoded by the coding sequence ATGGGAAGAGCATTTGAATATAGGAAGGCCCGCATGTTCAAGCGGTGGGACCACATGGCCAAAACCTTCACCCGTATTGGGAAAGACATTACACTGGCCGTGAAAGCAGGTACCGACGATCCGGCGACCAACTCCCGGCTGCGGGTGTTGCTCCAGAACGCCCGGGCGGCCAACATGCCTAAAGACACGATTGAACGGGCCATCAAACGCGCAACGGCCAAGGATCAGGACGACTATAAGGAAATGGTGTATGAAGGCTATGGCCCGCACGGAGTAGCTATTCTGATCGAAAGTACCACCGACAACCCTACTCGCACGGTGGCTAATATCCGCAGCTATTTCAACAAGTTGGGGGGTAGCCTGGGTACCATGGGTATGCTGGATTTCCTTTTTGACCGAAAGTGCATCTTCAAAATCGCCAACAAAGGACAGGATATCGAAGAGCTGGAGCTGGAATTGATCGACTACGGTGCCGAGGAAGTATTTCTGGACGAAGAGAAGGACCAGATCAATATTTACGGCGAATTTGCTTCTTTCGGAACCTTGCAGTCCTACCTTGAAGGAAAAGGTATCGAGATCCTCGAAGCAGATTTTGAACGGATTCCGAGCGACACCAAATCGTTGAATGAAGAAGAAACCGCCGAAATTGAAAAACTCATCGAGCGCATCGAAGAAGATGACGATGTGCAGCGGGTGTACCACAATATGGCGTAA
- a CDS encoding phenylalanine 4-monooxygenase, whose protein sequence is MNQPYNKYTPADHAMWKKLFERQMEQLPHIASEAYLSGIEKVGFVADHIPNFALDTNPRLRKLTGWEVYVVPGLIPHREFYQHLADRQFPASTWLRKPEQLDYLEEPDMFHDTFGHVPLLSNQAFCDFMANLSKVALRFIDDEDALQRLSRLYWYTVEFGLIREKGELKIYGGGIISSPGESAYCLQQEVPKLDFDVAKLLQTPYHIDRFQDHYFVIDSYEQLFDSVPEIEGFLENIAQNSSVH, encoded by the coding sequence ATGAACCAGCCCTATAACAAATACACTCCTGCCGACCATGCCATGTGGAAAAAGCTTTTTGAGCGGCAGATGGAGCAACTTCCCCACATTGCGAGTGAAGCCTACCTGAGCGGAATTGAAAAGGTCGGTTTCGTAGCCGATCATATTCCCAACTTTGCCCTGGACACCAATCCCCGGCTGCGAAAACTCACGGGCTGGGAAGTTTATGTGGTGCCGGGCCTTATCCCGCACAGGGAATTTTACCAGCATTTGGCCGATCGGCAGTTTCCAGCCTCGACCTGGCTGCGCAAGCCTGAGCAGCTGGATTATCTGGAAGAGCCCGATATGTTTCATGATACATTCGGGCATGTACCCTTGCTGAGTAATCAGGCTTTCTGCGACTTTATGGCCAACCTGAGTAAGGTGGCACTGCGCTTTATTGATGACGAGGATGCTCTGCAGCGCCTTTCGCGCCTGTATTGGTACACCGTGGAGTTCGGGTTAATCCGCGAGAAGGGCGAATTGAAGATTTATGGAGGGGGTATTATCTCGTCGCCCGGCGAGAGTGCGTATTGTTTACAGCAGGAGGTACCTAAGCTTGACTTTGATGTTGCGAAGCTCCTGCAGACGCCTTACCACATAGATCGGTTTCAGGATCATTATTTTGTAATCGATTCGTACGAACAGTTATTTGATTCGGTTCCGGAAATTGAGGGATTCTTGGAGAATATTGCACAAAATAGCTCCGTTCACTAA
- a CDS encoding MarR family winged helix-turn-helix transcriptional regulator, producing the protein MTHHSDQRAYFFKIDTTIKKIRSSLQKMLNESGIDLTVDQWVLIDHISRDEGISQNALAEVTYKDPPTVTRIIDLLEKKGFVERRMAAGDRRKFNIHMTKKGLQIRDEAFPVVAEIRRKGWGELNEADYQQFVRIMDSIYANFSNSE; encoded by the coding sequence ATGACGCATCACTCCGACCAACGCGCCTATTTCTTCAAGATCGATACCACCATTAAAAAAATCCGCAGTTCCCTCCAGAAAATGCTGAATGAAAGCGGCATCGACCTGACCGTGGATCAGTGGGTACTGATAGACCATATTTCCCGGGATGAGGGGATCAGTCAGAATGCTTTAGCCGAGGTTACCTACAAAGATCCCCCGACGGTAACTCGCATCATTGATCTATTGGAAAAGAAAGGCTTTGTGGAGCGCCGGATGGCGGCGGGTGATCGCCGTAAGTTCAACATCCACATGACCAAGAAGGGATTACAAATCCGAGATGAAGCCTTTCCGGTGGTAGCCGAAATCCGCCGAAAAGGTTGGGGAGAGTTGAATGAGGCTGACTATCAGCAATTTGTACGCATCATGGATTCGATCTATGCCAACTTCAGTAATTCCGAATGA